The following proteins are encoded in a genomic region of Arachis ipaensis cultivar K30076 chromosome B02, Araip1.1, whole genome shotgun sequence:
- the LOC107626095 gene encoding uncharacterized protein LOC107626095 isoform X2 — protein MLKLLNTKLRRFFLLRWWPLRRRSSRCKVVITKKPKNDNPKPQTDPSSNLSTISDQNAQMGTQKHEKPIRIATFNAALFSMAPAVPPQRTEKAQNFDDQNGVASKQRRPFDQNSRPKSTNEKPRSILKRSHSHSPLHHHIPCSENRALCISNKHQQQPQHHFSKSKLRVSINLPDNEISMLRNRQPSFSEHEKIAARNGWQRKTVVEVLKEVGADILGLQEVKAEEENGMKPLSDLAKALGMDHFVFAESWAPQFGNAVLSKWPIKRWTSINLFDHSDFRNVLKATIDVPQVGELNFYCTHLDHLDENWRMKQINAIIQSNDEPHILAGGLNSLDESDYSQERWTDIVKYYEEMGKPTPKVEVMKYLKSKQYTDAKDFAGECESVVVIAKGQSVQGTCKYGTRVDYILSSSNCSYKFVPGSYLVLSSKGTSDHHIVRADVMKVNSNNEGNNVTRKTKQERKQKVIRITHETPSKGIWKTHHGEIY, from the exons ATGCTCAAGCTCCTCAACACCAAGCTCCGCCGCTTCTTCCTCCTCCGGTGGTGGCCACTACGCCGCCGTAGTTCAAGGTGCAAAGTAGTTATCACAAAGAAGCCCAAAAACGACAACCCAAAACCCCAAACCGACCCAAGCTCGAATCTTTCCACCATTTCCGATCAAAACGCCCAAATGGGTACTCAAAAACACGAAAAACCAATTCGCATCGCAACCTTCAACGCCGCACTGTTTTCCATGGCGCCAGCGGTTCCACCTCAGAGAACAGAGAAAGCTCAGAACTTTGACGACCAAAACGGCGTCGCTTCGAAACAACGAAGACCCTTTGACCAAAATTCGAGGCCAAAGTCAACGAACGAGAAACCGAGGAGCATTCTGAAGCGTTCTCATTCTCACTCTCCCCTTCATCATCACATACCCTGTTCTGAAAACAGAGCACTCTGCATCAGcaacaagcatcaacaacaaccacaacaCCACTTTTCGAAATCGAAGCTAAGAGTTTCCATTAATTTACCGGATAACGAGATCTCCATGCTGAGAAATCGCCAACCGAGCTTCTCGGAGCACGAGAAG ATTGCGGCGCGAAACGGGTGGCAGAGGAAGACGGTGGTGGAGGTGCTGAAAGAGGTAGGTGCAGATATATTGGGTTTGCAAGAAGTGAAGGCAGAAGAAGAGAATGGGATGAAGCCACTTTCAGATTTGGCGAAGGCATTGGGAATGGATCACTTTGTGTTTGCAGAGAGTTGGGCACCTCAGTTTGGAAATGCTGTCTTATCCAAATGGCCCATTAAACGTTGGACTTCCATCAACCTCTTTGATCACTCTGATTTTag GAATGTTTTGAAGGCTACTATTGATGTACCTCAAGTAGGTGAACTCAATTTTTATTGTACTCACCTTGATCATCTTGATGAGAATTGGAGGATGAAGCAGATAAATGCAATAATTCAATCTAATGATGAGCCTCACATCTTAGCAGGAGGCCTTAATTCATTGGATGAATCAGATTACTCCCAAGAAAGATGGACAGATATTGTTAAG TACTATGAAGAGATGGGAAAGCCAACACCAAAAGTTGAAGTGATGAAATATCTCAAAAGTAAACAATACACAGATGCTAAGGACTTCGCCGGAGAATGCGAATCTGTCGTCGTGATTGCCAAAGGCCAAA GTGTTCAAGGGACATGCAAGTATGGAACTCGAGTCGATTACATATTATCGTCGTCGAATTGTTCGTATAAGTTCGTCCCCGGGTCCTATTTAGTCCTCTCCTCAAAAGGGACTTCAGATCATCACATAGTGAGAGCTGATGTGATGAAGGTAAATAGCAATAATGAAGGAAATAATGTGACAAGAAAAACTaaacaagaaagaaaacagaaagtTATAAGAATAACACATGAGACTCCCTCTAAAGGTATATGGAAAACACACCATGGAGAGATATATTAA
- the LOC107626095 gene encoding uncharacterized protein LOC107626095 isoform X1, whose amino-acid sequence MLKLLNTKLRRFFLLRWWPLRRRSSRCKVVITKKPKNDNPKPQTDPSSNLSTISDQNAQMGTQKHEKPIRIATFNAALFSMAPAVPPQRTEKAQNFDDQNGVASKQRRPFDQNSRPKSTNEKPRSILKRSHSHSPLHHHIPCSENRALCISNKHQQQPQHHFSKSKLRVSINLPDNEISMLRNRQPSFSEHEKVVIAARNGWQRKTVVEVLKEVGADILGLQEVKAEEENGMKPLSDLAKALGMDHFVFAESWAPQFGNAVLSKWPIKRWTSINLFDHSDFRNVLKATIDVPQVGELNFYCTHLDHLDENWRMKQINAIIQSNDEPHILAGGLNSLDESDYSQERWTDIVKYYEEMGKPTPKVEVMKYLKSKQYTDAKDFAGECESVVVIAKGQSVQGTCKYGTRVDYILSSSNCSYKFVPGSYLVLSSKGTSDHHIVRADVMKVNSNNEGNNVTRKTKQERKQKVIRITHETPSKGIWKTHHGEIY is encoded by the exons ATGCTCAAGCTCCTCAACACCAAGCTCCGCCGCTTCTTCCTCCTCCGGTGGTGGCCACTACGCCGCCGTAGTTCAAGGTGCAAAGTAGTTATCACAAAGAAGCCCAAAAACGACAACCCAAAACCCCAAACCGACCCAAGCTCGAATCTTTCCACCATTTCCGATCAAAACGCCCAAATGGGTACTCAAAAACACGAAAAACCAATTCGCATCGCAACCTTCAACGCCGCACTGTTTTCCATGGCGCCAGCGGTTCCACCTCAGAGAACAGAGAAAGCTCAGAACTTTGACGACCAAAACGGCGTCGCTTCGAAACAACGAAGACCCTTTGACCAAAATTCGAGGCCAAAGTCAACGAACGAGAAACCGAGGAGCATTCTGAAGCGTTCTCATTCTCACTCTCCCCTTCATCATCACATACCCTGTTCTGAAAACAGAGCACTCTGCATCAGcaacaagcatcaacaacaaccacaacaCCACTTTTCGAAATCGAAGCTAAGAGTTTCCATTAATTTACCGGATAACGAGATCTCCATGCTGAGAAATCGCCAACCGAGCTTCTCGGAGCACGAGAAGGTGGTG ATTGCGGCGCGAAACGGGTGGCAGAGGAAGACGGTGGTGGAGGTGCTGAAAGAGGTAGGTGCAGATATATTGGGTTTGCAAGAAGTGAAGGCAGAAGAAGAGAATGGGATGAAGCCACTTTCAGATTTGGCGAAGGCATTGGGAATGGATCACTTTGTGTTTGCAGAGAGTTGGGCACCTCAGTTTGGAAATGCTGTCTTATCCAAATGGCCCATTAAACGTTGGACTTCCATCAACCTCTTTGATCACTCTGATTTTag GAATGTTTTGAAGGCTACTATTGATGTACCTCAAGTAGGTGAACTCAATTTTTATTGTACTCACCTTGATCATCTTGATGAGAATTGGAGGATGAAGCAGATAAATGCAATAATTCAATCTAATGATGAGCCTCACATCTTAGCAGGAGGCCTTAATTCATTGGATGAATCAGATTACTCCCAAGAAAGATGGACAGATATTGTTAAG TACTATGAAGAGATGGGAAAGCCAACACCAAAAGTTGAAGTGATGAAATATCTCAAAAGTAAACAATACACAGATGCTAAGGACTTCGCCGGAGAATGCGAATCTGTCGTCGTGATTGCCAAAGGCCAAA GTGTTCAAGGGACATGCAAGTATGGAACTCGAGTCGATTACATATTATCGTCGTCGAATTGTTCGTATAAGTTCGTCCCCGGGTCCTATTTAGTCCTCTCCTCAAAAGGGACTTCAGATCATCACATAGTGAGAGCTGATGTGATGAAGGTAAATAGCAATAATGAAGGAAATAATGTGACAAGAAAAACTaaacaagaaagaaaacagaaagtTATAAGAATAACACATGAGACTCCCTCTAAAGGTATATGGAAAACACACCATGGAGAGATATATTAA
- the LOC107626096 gene encoding probable LRR receptor-like serine/threonine-protein kinase RKF3: MTILPLFLFFFFLPLPSLSQQPPPPPPPSSSSCPLNFTILYTLTGTGNTPTSYSAASGTTVTNTKCQFIRQSFRLLQSDLLRRTDNFMPPLSASVSCWSNFQSYINSFDPTFHIQSSCGFSNASISQGCVNITTRQRFESLVSSSVLQNVDTSCNQSLENNSPCALCTTSLSSLPASGKYLGNLSDCTSLPSVYAAAFSNAFGPSDPGTAKCLFSLDFTPFGDSNNKKNKKKIVVSVVVTFISVSGLVFVALGLWKLNEKLSGKNVSVAEMGLVSSSSVMCLDYSSMDQSTTLIRFSIEDIKKATKNFSRDNIIGRGGYGNVYKGLLNDGTEVALKRFKNCSAAGDSSFKHEVEVIASVRHVNLVALRGYCSATTNLEGYQRIIVCDLMKNGSLHDHLFGGGSSSIGLNNKLSWPIRQKIALGTARGIAYLHYGAQPSIIHRDIKASNILLDEKFEAKVADFGLAKFNPEGMTHMSTRVAGTMGYVAPEYALYGQLTERSDVFSFGVVLLELLSGKKALSMSNDGQPSALTDWAWSMVRSNKALDVIEDGMPELGSPKILEKYVLIGVLCSHPQLYARPTMDQVVKMMETDQDVEDNEENMVPAIPDRPIPLVAGRLDIERSASSSGGGGGSGGLSSPTGYQAYTIGSDKHSSNNSKEDGSSSSKILSIEE, from the coding sequence ATGACCATTTTAcccctcttccttttcttcttctttctcccacTACCATCCCTCTCCCAAcaaccgccaccaccaccaccaccctcatcatcatcatgccCTCTTAACTTCACCATCCTCTACACCCTCACCGGCACCGGAAACACCCCAACCTCTTACTCCGCCGCCTCCGGAACCACGGTCACAAACACCAAGTGCCAGTTCATCCGCCAATCCTTCCGCCTCCTCCAGTCCGACCTCCTCCGCCGCACCGACAACTTCATGCCACCCCTCTCCGCCTCCGTCTCGTGCTGGTCCAACTTCCAATCCTACATCAACTCCTTCGACCCCACCTTCCATATTCAATCCTCATGCGGATTCTCCAACGCTTCAATTTCCCAAGGTTGCGTCAACATCACCACAAGGCAACGCTTTGAATCGTTGGTATCCTCTTCCGTGCTTCAAAATGTGGATACTAGTTGTAACCAGTCCCTTGAGAATAACTCGCCATGCGCACTCTGCACTACAAGCTTGTCTTCTTTACCAGCTTCTGGTAAATATCTTGGGAACCTCAGTGATTGCACTTCTCTGCCTTCTGTTTATGCTGCTGCTTTTAGCAACGCTTTTGGCCCTTCTGACCCTGGCACTGCAAAGTGCTTGTTCTCCCTTGATTTCACGCCTTTCGGCGATTCTAAcaacaagaagaacaagaagaagattgTTGTTTCTGTCGTTGTCACCTTTATTTCTGTTTCGGGTTTGGTTTTCGTGGCTTTGGGATTGTGGAAGTTGAATGAAAAGTTGAGTGGTAAAAATGTTAGTGTTGCTGAAATGGGTTTGGTTTCTTCTTCAAGTGTTATGTGTTTGGATTATTCTTCTATGGATCAGAGCACTACTTTGATAAGATTCAGTATTGAGGATATTAAGAAAGCTACTAAGAATTTCTCAAGAGATAACATAATTGGAAGAGGAGGTTATGGCAACGTTTACAAAGGGTTGCTAAATGATGGAACTGAGGTTGCATTGAAGAGGTTCAAGAACTGTTCTGCTGCTGGTGATTCCAGCTTCAAGCATGAGGTTGAGGTTATTGCAAGTGTTAGACATGTGAATCTTGTTGCATTAAGAGGATATTGCAGTGCCACAACAAATTTAGAAGGGTACCAAAGAATCATTGTTTGTGATTTAATGAAAAATGGTAGCCTTCATGACCATTTATTTGGCGGCGGTTCTTCTTCAATTGGGCTTAATAATAAGCTTAGTTGGCCAATTAGGCAAAAGATTGCACTAGGAACTGCTAGAGGAATTGCTTATTTGCATTATGGTGCTCAACCTTCCATAATTCATAGAGATATCAAAGCAAGTAACATTCTTTTAGACGAAAAATTCGAGGCTAAGGTAGCCGATTTCGGTCTTGCAAAGTTTAATCCTGAAGGTATGACACATATGAGCACAAGGGTAGCAGGAACAATGGGTTATGTGGCTCCGGAATATGCTTTGTATGGTCAATTAACAGAGAGAAGTGATGTTTTCAGCTTTGGTGTTGTGCTTCTTGAGCTTCTAAGTGGAAAAAAAGCACTTTCAATGAGCAATGACGGTCAACCTTCTGCGTTGACCGATTGGGCATGGTCAATGGTTAGATCAAACAAGGCCTTAGATGTGATTGAAGATGGAATGCCTGAACTTGGGTCACCCAAGATTCTTGAGAAATATGTTTTGATTGGTGTGCTCTGTTCTCATCCTCAATTGTATGCTAGGCCTACTATGGATCAAGTTGTTAAGATGATGGAAACGGATCAAGATGTTGAAGATAATGAGGAGAACATGGTGCCGGCTATACCGGATCGGCCGATCCCTCTGGTGGCCGGAAGGCTTGATATCGAGAGATCGGCCAGTAGTAGTGGCGGCGGCGGCGGCTCTGGTGGACTATCTAGTCCTACAGGGTACCAAGCTTATACAATTGGAAGTGATAAGCATTCTTCTAATAACTCTAAGGAAGATGGAAGTTCAAGCTCCAAGATTTTGAGTATAGAAGAATGA